The following are encoded together in the Gemmatimonadota bacterium genome:
- a CDS encoding putative Ig domain-containing protein, which yields MSVEGLPSGITATVTPASIGSGATTGSLAVAVGATVAPGSYNFTVRARATGLSDQTFAASMTVTARPAITIALTPATAPVPQAGNSSFTASVSRTNFTGAVAVAVTGAPTGVTTTVTQATDVFTVAVAVSLNTPEGSYPLTVTASGTGVANATATYTLVVVPRPASILLEVNGSATRTVSAGGLAVSTTIIVRRTEFLGEVTLAVDGTLPTGVSANISPSPTTGNSIVVSLSATAQATPGTYPITLKGTGPGIPAASVQLTLVVNPFASIASISLSRTTVSVAQGGTGSTTATIVRSSFTGAVTFAVTGEPNGVTVALGNNPTSTSSMPITLTVAPNVAPGSYPLTVSASAAGVATVSTTLTLSVTLGGQVGNTTFQFCGSASELPIWFAAQPGALWQRILPSSPNTYSFDIGNSGGAAWVTQDAANQTTLHLFYGTQAELAAQGAGYCVSPSGKQVTGSVAGLGATDRAGVYLGPRSALTPTLFAPNFTLSGLPDGLLDLVALRTSFTSLQPDRIIIQRGLDPANNASLGTLNFAGASAVAPATRSVTIQNMAGGEQSYAASFFRSANGTMVPIGTSIPGVGTTHAVGTVPAASFVTGDLHTFVAFAGTFSGNTLSAGRTTSIITSSAADPTIALGATFNDPDVATGALGNNIVRVRTRITIQPDYDKLWLMQYSQSSGGINRNVIINVSGAYQALIGGPQLSLNMPDLAPASGWQPTWGLQNNVLISWTVYAYGWSGGSGLAQPTLDGTTVRGAFKSGSYTPP from the coding sequence GTGAGTGTCGAGGGACTCCCCTCCGGCATCACGGCGACGGTCACCCCGGCCTCCATCGGGAGCGGAGCGACGACCGGTTCGCTGGCGGTGGCGGTCGGGGCAACCGTCGCCCCCGGCAGCTACAACTTCACGGTGCGTGCGCGCGCGACCGGTTTGTCGGACCAGACCTTCGCGGCGAGCATGACGGTCACGGCGCGCCCGGCCATCACGATCGCGCTCACGCCGGCCACCGCGCCGGTGCCGCAGGCAGGCAACAGTTCGTTCACTGCAAGCGTCAGTCGCACCAACTTCACCGGGGCGGTCGCCGTCGCCGTGACCGGGGCGCCGACCGGGGTCACGACGACCGTCACGCAGGCCACCGACGTGTTCACGGTCGCCGTCGCCGTCAGCCTCAACACCCCCGAGGGGAGCTATCCGCTCACCGTCACGGCCTCGGGGACCGGCGTCGCCAACGCGACCGCGACCTACACGCTGGTGGTCGTCCCGCGACCTGCCAGCATCCTGCTGGAGGTCAACGGCTCGGCGACGCGCACCGTGAGCGCGGGGGGGCTCGCGGTTTCGACCACCATCATCGTGCGCCGCACCGAGTTCCTCGGCGAGGTCACGTTGGCCGTGGACGGCACGCTCCCGACCGGCGTCAGCGCGAACATCTCGCCGTCGCCCACCACGGGCAACTCGATCGTCGTCTCGCTCTCGGCCACGGCGCAGGCGACGCCGGGCACGTACCCCATCACGCTCAAGGGGACCGGACCCGGGATCCCGGCTGCGTCGGTGCAGCTGACGCTCGTGGTCAATCCCTTCGCCTCGATCGCCTCGATCTCGCTGAGTCGCACCACCGTCTCCGTGGCCCAGGGCGGGACCGGTTCGACGACCGCGACCATCGTGCGCAGCAGCTTCACCGGAGCGGTCACCTTCGCCGTCACGGGGGAACCGAACGGCGTGACCGTCGCGCTGGGCAACAACCCCACGTCCACCAGCAGCATGCCCATCACGCTGACGGTGGCGCCTAACGTGGCCCCCGGAAGCTACCCGCTCACGGTGAGCGCATCGGCCGCCGGCGTGGCCACCGTGTCCACGACCCTCACGCTCTCGGTCACGCTCGGCGGTCAGGTGGGGAACACGACGTTCCAGTTCTGCGGATCGGCGAGCGAGCTCCCCATCTGGTTCGCGGCGCAGCCCGGGGCCCTGTGGCAGCGGATCCTACCGTCGTCGCCCAATACCTACTCCTTCGACATCGGCAACTCCGGGGGCGCGGCCTGGGTCACGCAGGACGCCGCCAACCAGACGACGTTGCACCTGTTCTACGGCACGCAGGCCGAACTCGCCGCCCAGGGGGCGGGCTATTGCGTCTCGCCGTCGGGGAAGCAAGTCACGGGTTCGGTCGCGGGGCTCGGCGCCACTGACCGCGCCGGTGTCTACCTCGGCCCCCGCAGTGCCCTCACCCCGACGCTCTTCGCCCCCAACTTCACGTTGTCGGGACTGCCGGACGGCCTCCTCGACCTCGTGGCGCTGCGCACCAGCTTCACGAGCCTGCAACCCGACCGGATCATCATTCAGCGCGGACTCGATCCGGCCAACAACGCCTCGCTCGGCACCCTCAACTTTGCCGGGGCCAGTGCCGTGGCCCCCGCGACCCGTTCGGTGACCATTCAGAACATGGCGGGGGGGGAGCAGAGCTATGCCGCGTCGTTCTTCCGCTCGGCCAACGGCACGATGGTGCCGATCGGGACCTCGATCCCCGGCGTCGGCACCACGCACGCGGTCGGCACCGTTCCGGCCGCCTCGTTCGTGACCGGCGACCTGCACACCTTCGTCGCCTTCGCGGGCACCTTCTCCGGCAACACCCTCAGCGCGGGGCGCACAACGTCGATCATCACGTCGTCGGCTGCGGACCCGACGATCGCATTGGGAGCGACGTTCAACGATCCCGATGTCGCGACGGGCGCCCTGGGCAACAACATCGTTCGCGTCCGCACGCGGATCACCATCCAGCCCGACTACGACAAGTTGTGGCTGATGCAGTATTCGCAGTCGAGCGGCGGGATCAACCGCAACGTCATCATCAACGTGAGCGGCGCCTATCAGGCCCTCATCGGTGGGCCGCAGCTTTCACTCAACATGCCCGACCTGGCGCCCGCGTCGGGGTGGCAGCCCACATGGGGCCTGCAGAACAACGTGCTGATCTCGTGGACCGTCTACGCGTACGGCTGGTCGGGGGGCTCGGGCCTGGCGCAGCCCACGCTCGACGGAACCACGGTGCGCGGCGCCTTCAAGTCGGGGAGCTATACGCCGCCGTGA
- a CDS encoding group II truncated hemoglobin has product MTSPPALPFDQLGGEEGIRRLVDRFYDLMDTSPEAVNVRALHAASLKRSREKLYMYLTGWTGGPPLYENQYGHPRLRMRHMPFTIGTRERDEWLWCMERAIDEHPMPDETREFLRQKLRHLADFMRNQGEG; this is encoded by the coding sequence ATGACCAGTCCGCCAGCGCTCCCCTTCGATCAACTGGGCGGCGAAGAAGGGATTCGCCGCCTCGTCGATCGCTTCTACGACCTGATGGACACGTCGCCCGAAGCGGTGAACGTGCGTGCGCTGCATGCCGCCAGCCTCAAGCGCTCGCGCGAGAAGCTGTACATGTACCTCACCGGGTGGACCGGGGGGCCGCCGCTCTACGAGAACCAGTACGGGCACCCGCGGCTGCGCATGCGCCACATGCCGTTCACCATCGGGACGCGGGAGCGCGATGAATGGCTCTGGTGCATGGAGCGGGCGATCGACGAGCACCCGATGCCTGACGAGACGCGGGAGTTCCTGCGGCAGAAGCTCCGGCACCTGGCGGACTTCATGCGGAACCAGGGCGAGGGCTGA
- a CDS encoding flap endonuclease: MRLHLVDGTFELFRAHFGAPGASSPNGMEVGATRGFLRSLLALLREPGVTHVAVAFDHVIESFRNRLYAGYKTGEGLPPELLAQFPLAEQAAQALGVVVWPMVEFEADDAIATAAARWSDAPGVEQVVICSPDKDLMQCVRGERVVALDRIRRKVTDEAGVVEKFGVSPSSIPDLLALVGDDADGIPGVPRWGAKSAGTVLAHYRSLDAIPDAEGEWGVSVRGATALAEQLRQHREEARLYRTLATLRTDVPLAESLDQLQWRGADREALAAFCATTGDERFLERVTTFA, from the coding sequence ATGCGCCTGCACCTCGTCGACGGAACCTTCGAGCTCTTCCGTGCCCACTTCGGGGCCCCCGGGGCCAGCTCGCCTAACGGGATGGAGGTCGGGGCGACTCGCGGCTTCCTGCGCTCGCTCTTGGCTCTCCTGCGGGAGCCCGGCGTCACGCACGTCGCCGTCGCCTTCGACCACGTCATCGAGTCGTTCCGGAACCGGCTGTACGCCGGCTACAAGACGGGGGAGGGGCTCCCCCCCGAACTGCTGGCACAGTTCCCCCTCGCCGAGCAGGCCGCGCAGGCGCTCGGCGTCGTCGTCTGGCCGATGGTCGAGTTCGAGGCCGACGATGCCATCGCGACGGCCGCCGCTCGCTGGAGCGATGCGCCCGGTGTGGAGCAGGTCGTGATCTGCTCCCCCGACAAGGACCTCATGCAGTGCGTGCGAGGGGAACGCGTCGTCGCGCTCGATCGCATTCGTCGCAAGGTCACCGACGAGGCGGGGGTGGTGGAGAAGTTCGGCGTCTCCCCGTCGTCGATCCCCGACCTGCTGGCGCTGGTAGGCGACGACGCGGACGGAATCCCCGGCGTGCCGCGGTGGGGGGCCAAGTCGGCCGGGACCGTGCTCGCGCACTACCGATCCCTCGACGCCATCCCCGACGCCGAGGGGGAGTGGGGCGTCTCGGTGCGTGGCGCGACGGCGCTCGCCGAGCAACTCCGCCAGCACCGTGAGGAGGCGCGACTGTACCGGACGCTGGCGACGCTGCGCACGGACGTTCCGCTGGCCGAGTCGCTGGACCAGCTGCAATGGCGCGGCGCCGATCGCGAGGCGCTGGCGGCGTTCTGTGCGACCACCGGCGACGAACGCTTCCTGGAGCGTGTCACGACCTTCGCCTGA
- a CDS encoding TonB-dependent receptor translates to MSRPAAAQSGAVQGRVADSSGAVIVGAMFTIDGSGIRTTSTARGRYTLGGIPVGRRVIRVRALGFTPESLVVNITAGTMLDRDVTLTRSAYQLAPVQTTVGSRAKHTAAEELAVPVDVYTVEELRRTGSTETTQILANLSPSVNFPKQAVTDATEVVRPFTLRGLSPDHSLVLINGQRRHTTALLNVFSNGSAPGSSGVDLNAFPSSAIERLEVLRDGASTQYGSDAIAGVVNLVLKEGEFSPFLNTNVGQYRPGKGYENDGTTTDINGGVGLKLGRGSLSLFGQVMNRDATNRACPDGSFPDLNGISDVVEDCRVVTKRTGVPQPNVHWGDGIERDIHTFANLRLPLNAAGTTEFYAFGGYSDRDGTGNGFFRKPQNSRNWPQIYPLGFLPEFRPAVIDYSAAGGIRTTLGGWATDVGMNYGYNSFQFNLRNTLNSSLGPNLSTPTAPGPDGRLGTADDPRIPNQTSFDAGALKRGEFNLGLSLAKSLELGLPNPVNVAVGAAFRSENYEVVAGERASWINGYHKTADSSGIAQGGSSVFQGFAPTDASENSRNNIGGYLDLETNLSKNVLANVATRFENYSDFGSSITGKAALRYQPRKELVLRGAVSTGFRAPGLQQSWYSHTTTAIQNGVLVEIGNFPVTNRASRIFGAKPLKEESSVNLSAGMAWSPTNDFNLTVDLYNINITDRILLGATFDGSSDPVIAKILADSGLTQIAGVQFPTNALDTKTNGLDVAANYRMHPGAGLLDFTLAFNFTKNEVTRIDPLPAILVGKGSSYTSALDIVTINAIEKNRPDRRSSLTSNYSQGRFHVMGRISDYGKFVDGSLDGLETFGAKQLFDGEIGYRWDAINVSLGARNLFNTYPDQVKIEANTNNGTFIWPGASPFGYNGRYIYVRSEILLSR, encoded by the coding sequence GTGAGTCGCCCGGCCGCCGCACAGAGCGGTGCCGTGCAGGGGCGCGTCGCGGACAGCTCGGGGGCGGTCATTGTTGGCGCCATGTTCACGATCGACGGCAGCGGCATTCGCACCACGTCGACCGCCCGCGGGCGGTACACGTTAGGCGGGATCCCGGTCGGGCGCCGCGTCATTCGCGTGCGCGCCCTCGGCTTCACCCCTGAATCGCTGGTCGTCAACATCACCGCGGGGACGATGCTCGACCGCGACGTGACGCTGACCCGCTCGGCCTACCAGTTGGCCCCGGTGCAGACCACCGTCGGCTCCCGCGCCAAGCACACCGCTGCCGAGGAGCTGGCGGTCCCCGTCGACGTGTACACCGTCGAGGAGCTCAGGCGCACGGGGTCGACCGAGACCACGCAGATCCTCGCCAACCTGTCGCCCTCGGTGAACTTCCCCAAGCAGGCGGTGACCGACGCGACCGAAGTGGTGCGTCCCTTCACGCTGCGGGGCTTGTCACCCGACCACTCGCTGGTGCTCATCAACGGCCAGCGGCGCCATACGACGGCGCTGCTCAACGTCTTCTCCAACGGTTCGGCCCCCGGCTCGAGCGGCGTCGACCTCAACGCCTTCCCGTCGAGCGCCATCGAGCGCCTCGAAGTGCTGCGCGACGGCGCCTCGACGCAGTACGGCTCGGACGCCATCGCCGGCGTGGTGAACCTGGTGCTCAAGGAAGGCGAGTTCTCGCCGTTCCTCAACACCAACGTCGGGCAGTACCGTCCGGGCAAGGGATACGAGAACGACGGGACGACGACCGACATCAATGGCGGCGTGGGGCTCAAGCTTGGCCGCGGCTCGCTGTCGCTCTTTGGTCAGGTGATGAACCGTGACGCCACCAATCGCGCCTGCCCCGACGGCTCGTTCCCCGACCTCAACGGCATTTCCGACGTCGTCGAGGATTGCCGCGTCGTGACCAAGCGTACCGGCGTCCCGCAGCCCAACGTGCACTGGGGCGACGGCATCGAGCGTGACATTCACACCTTCGCCAATCTCCGCCTCCCGCTGAACGCCGCCGGCACCACCGAGTTCTACGCCTTCGGCGGCTACTCCGATCGCGACGGCACCGGCAACGGCTTCTTCCGCAAGCCGCAGAACTCGCGCAACTGGCCGCAGATCTACCCGTTAGGCTTCCTCCCCGAGTTCCGCCCCGCCGTCATCGACTACTCGGCGGCCGGCGGCATCCGCACCACGCTCGGTGGCTGGGCCACCGACGTCGGGATGAACTACGGCTACAACAGCTTCCAGTTCAACCTGCGCAACACGCTCAACTCGTCGCTCGGGCCGAACCTGTCGACGCCCACCGCGCCGGGCCCCGATGGCCGGTTGGGGACGGCGGATGACCCGCGGATCCCGAACCAGACCTCGTTCGACGCCGGCGCCCTCAAGCGCGGCGAGTTCAACCTCGGGCTCTCCCTGGCCAAGTCGCTCGAACTCGGACTGCCGAACCCGGTGAACGTCGCGGTCGGCGCCGCCTTCCGCAGCGAGAACTACGAGGTGGTGGCTGGTGAGCGCGCCTCGTGGATCAACGGCTACCACAAGACAGCCGACAGCTCGGGGATCGCGCAGGGCGGGTCGTCGGTCTTCCAGGGCTTCGCGCCGACCGACGCGAGCGAGAACAGCCGCAACAACATCGGCGGCTATCTCGACCTCGAGACGAACCTCTCCAAGAACGTCCTGGCCAACGTCGCCACGCGCTTCGAGAACTACAGCGACTTCGGCTCGTCGATCACGGGCAAGGCGGCGCTCCGCTACCAGCCGAGGAAGGAACTCGTCCTGCGCGGCGCCGTCAGCACCGGCTTCCGCGCCCCGGGGCTCCAGCAGAGCTGGTACAGCCACACCACCACGGCGATCCAGAACGGCGTCCTCGTGGAGATCGGCAACTTCCCGGTCACCAATCGTGCGTCCAGGATCTTCGGCGCCAAGCCGCTCAAGGAAGAGAGCTCGGTCAACCTGAGCGCGGGTATGGCGTGGTCGCCGACCAACGACTTCAACCTCACGGTCGACCTGTACAACATCAACATCACCGACCGCATTCTGCTCGGCGCCACCTTCGACGGGTCCTCGGACCCGGTCATCGCCAAGATCCTGGCCGACTCCGGCCTGACCCAGATCGCCGGCGTGCAGTTCCCGACCAACGCGCTGGACACGAAGACGAACGGCCTGGATGTCGCGGCCAACTACCGCATGCATCCGGGGGCCGGCCTGCTCGACTTCACCCTCGCCTTCAACTTCACGAAGAACGAAGTCACGCGTATCGACCCGCTCCCGGCGATCCTGGTCGGCAAGGGCTCGAGCTATACCAGCGCGCTCGACATCGTGACGATCAACGCCATCGAGAAGAACCGTCCCGACCGCCGCTCGTCGCTCACGTCCAACTATTCGCAGGGGCGCTTCCACGTGATGGGGCGCATCTCCGACTACGGCAAGTTCGTCGACGGCTCGCTCGATGGGCTCGAGACGTTCGGCGCCAAGCAGCTGTTCGACGGCGAGATCGGCTACCGGTGGGACGCGATCAACGTCTCGCTCGGTGCCCGCAACCTGTTCAACACGTATCCTGACCAGGTGAAGATCGAGGCCAATACCAACAACGGGACCTTCATCTGGCCGGGCGCCTCGCCGTTCGGCTACAACGGGCGCTACATCTATGTCCGCTCGGAGATCCTCCTGAGCCGCTAG
- a CDS encoding amino acid permease, producing the protein MPSSPSAAPPATADDESLRHFGVTAATAVMVGNMIGTGVFTALGFQAQALHSGAALLSLWAIGGLIALCGALAYAELGTMYPHCGGEYVYLGRAWHPMAGFLGGWVSMTVGFAAPIALAGIAFGRYVSAIVPIPPLAASLVVLGVVAVVHLAGLHAAKRFQLLITGTQFILIAAFITAGLRHAPAAPLHMGLDGAAWREIVSTPFAVSLVYVSYAFTGWNAAGYIAGEITTPQRSIPRAIVMATLVVTVLYVLLNWAFLRTVPLDTLAGRVEVGALSANAMFGRTGTIVMSAIIATVLIATISAMVLGGSRVTYAVMADLPRWRVLGKRAANGVPRNAIVAQVVLILVLLLTNSFEQVMLYAGFTLNLMSLLAVLGMMRLRWTMSSTHRPYRAWGYPVTPLLYVALSLWTLGTLLRERPVESISGLGTLVVGMGVWWLAHRPVAAAVAGDSSR; encoded by the coding sequence GTGCCCTCCTCACCGTCAGCTGCACCCCCGGCCACCGCCGACGACGAGTCGCTACGCCACTTCGGCGTGACCGCGGCGACGGCCGTGATGGTCGGGAACATGATCGGGACCGGGGTCTTCACCGCCCTCGGCTTCCAGGCGCAGGCGCTGCACAGCGGGGCGGCGCTGCTCTCGCTCTGGGCCATCGGCGGGCTCATCGCGCTCTGCGGAGCGCTGGCCTACGCCGAGTTGGGGACGATGTACCCGCACTGCGGCGGCGAGTACGTGTACCTCGGCCGCGCCTGGCACCCCATGGCCGGCTTCCTCGGCGGCTGGGTGTCGATGACGGTCGGCTTCGCCGCCCCCATCGCGCTCGCCGGGATCGCCTTCGGGCGCTACGTCTCGGCCATCGTTCCGATTCCGCCGCTCGCCGCCTCGCTGGTGGTGCTGGGCGTCGTGGCCGTCGTGCACCTGGCGGGGCTGCACGCGGCCAAGCGCTTCCAGCTGCTCATCACCGGGACGCAGTTCATCCTCATCGCCGCCTTCATCACCGCGGGGCTCCGGCACGCACCGGCCGCGCCGCTCCACATGGGGCTCGACGGCGCCGCGTGGCGCGAAATCGTCTCGACCCCGTTTGCCGTCTCGCTGGTCTACGTGTCGTACGCCTTCACCGGGTGGAACGCCGCCGGCTACATCGCCGGGGAAATCACGACCCCGCAGCGCTCCATCCCGCGGGCCATCGTCATGGCGACGCTGGTGGTCACGGTGCTGTACGTCCTGCTCAACTGGGCCTTCCTGCGCACGGTCCCCCTCGACACGCTCGCCGGCCGCGTGGAGGTGGGGGCACTCTCGGCCAACGCGATGTTCGGGCGCACGGGGACGATCGTGATGAGTGCCATCATCGCCACCGTCCTCATTGCCACCATCAGCGCCATGGTGCTGGGTGGATCGCGCGTGACCTACGCCGTCATGGCCGACCTCCCGCGGTGGCGCGTGCTGGGCAAGCGCGCCGCCAACGGCGTCCCGCGCAACGCCATCGTCGCGCAGGTGGTCCTGATCCTGGTCCTGCTCCTGACCAACTCGTTCGAGCAGGTGATGCTCTACGCCGGCTTCACCCTCAACCTCATGTCGCTGCTGGCCGTGCTGGGGATGATGCGGTTGCGCTGGACGATGTCGTCCACGCACCGCCCGTACCGCGCGTGGGGTTATCCGGTCACCCCGCTGCTCTACGTGGCGCTGAGCCTCTGGACGCTCGGGACGCTCCTGCGCGAGCGTCCGGTGGAGTCGATCAGCGGGCTGGGGACGCTGGTGGTCGGGATGGGCGTCTGGTGGTTGGCGCACCGTCCCGTGGCCGCCGCGGTCGCCGGCGACTCATCACGTTAG
- a CDS encoding DUF3303 family protein — translation MRYMIIEHFHHGDPLPVYRRFRDQGRLAPDGLRYVDSWVTHDLAHCYQVMECDERALLDAWIANWADLVDFEVIPVHSSAEVRELVAPRL, via the coding sequence ATGCGCTACATGATCATCGAGCACTTCCACCACGGCGACCCGCTCCCGGTCTATCGCCGCTTTCGCGATCAGGGACGTCTTGCCCCTGACGGCCTGCGCTACGTCGACAGCTGGGTGACGCACGACCTCGCGCACTGCTACCAGGTCATGGAGTGCGACGAGCGCGCGTTGCTCGACGCCTGGATCGCCAACTGGGCCGACCTCGTCGACTTCGAGGTGATCCCGGTGCACAGTTCGGCCGAGGTGCGCGAGCTGGTGGCGCCGCGGTTGTGA
- a CDS encoding acyl-CoA desaturase — MPAPAVRPPRSEYHDDIIYPDAVPFVLVHLACLGAFWTGVSWGMIALCLGLYVLRMFAITAGYHRYFSHRAFRTSRAFQFVLAFLAQSTSQKSVLWWASLHRHHHKHSDTEFDVHSPRHRGFWYSHMGWIFDQRYDAIDPDSVPDLAKYPELMFLLRFEQLPTLVLAAIIGAAFGWQGLVVGFFWSTVLLYHGTFFINSMAHVHGKQRYATGDDSRNNWWLAIITLGEGWHNNHHAYQRSARQGFRWWEVDVTYYVLKGLEAIGVVHDMGTPPADVVANTRGLGRATIERIARQLAAKVDREAIEAYLHTLPHLPTRQELGARLPQMPSMSELQARFPNLPSRAELQARLPHMPTMAELEARLPHLPTMDELRAAARSMIPDTPSMDEICARARELIAEARLNAALHAGGAGGLGMHPA; from the coding sequence GTGCCCGCTCCCGCCGTTCGCCCGCCGCGCTCCGAGTATCACGACGACATCATCTACCCGGATGCCGTCCCGTTCGTCCTGGTCCACCTGGCCTGCCTCGGCGCGTTCTGGACCGGGGTCTCGTGGGGGATGATCGCCCTCTGCCTCGGGCTCTACGTCCTGCGCATGTTCGCCATCACGGCGGGCTATCATCGGTACTTCTCGCATCGCGCGTTCAGGACGAGCCGCGCCTTCCAGTTCGTCCTCGCCTTTCTGGCGCAGTCGACGTCGCAGAAGAGCGTGCTGTGGTGGGCCTCGCTGCACCGCCATCACCACAAGCACTCCGACACCGAGTTCGACGTGCACTCGCCGCGGCATCGCGGTTTCTGGTACTCGCACATGGGGTGGATCTTCGACCAGCGCTACGACGCGATCGATCCCGATAGCGTCCCCGATCTCGCGAAGTATCCGGAGCTGATGTTTCTCCTGCGCTTCGAGCAGCTCCCGACGCTCGTCCTCGCGGCGATCATCGGGGCGGCGTTTGGCTGGCAGGGACTCGTCGTCGGCTTCTTCTGGAGCACGGTCCTGCTCTACCACGGGACCTTCTTCATCAACTCGATGGCGCACGTGCACGGCAAGCAGCGCTACGCCACCGGCGACGATTCGCGCAACAACTGGTGGCTCGCCATCATCACGTTAGGCGAGGGGTGGCACAACAACCACCACGCCTACCAGCGCTCGGCGCGCCAGGGATTCCGCTGGTGGGAAGTCGACGTCACCTACTACGTCCTCAAGGGGCTGGAGGCGATCGGTGTGGTCCACGACATGGGGACCCCTCCAGCCGACGTCGTGGCCAATACCCGCGGCCTTGGGCGCGCGACCATCGAGCGCATCGCGCGGCAGCTGGCGGCCAAGGTCGATCGTGAGGCGATCGAGGCGTACCTGCACACCCTCCCGCACCTCCCTACGCGCCAGGAACTGGGGGCGCGCCTCCCCCAGATGCCCAGCATGTCCGAGCTGCAGGCGCGCTTTCCCAACCTGCCCTCCCGGGCGGAGCTGCAGGCTCGGCTCCCGCACATGCCCACCATGGCGGAGCTGGAAGCGCGACTCCCGCACCTTCCCACGATGGACGAGCTGCGCGCCGCTGCCCGCAGCATGATCCCCGACACGCCGTCGATGGACGAGATCTGTGCACGGGCGCGCGAACTGATTGCCGAGGCGCGCCTCAACGCCGCGCTGCACGCAGGCGGCGCGGGCGGGTTGGGGATGCACCCAGCCTGA
- a CDS encoding M20/M25/M40 family metallo-hydrolase: MMREWIALPSIAAENLNYPQGPDYMAKLARDAGFQHVEVIPTAGKSGVFATLDAGAPTSLAVYMMYDVKQFDPKEWSSPPLEGRLVDRPGLGKVMIGRGATNTKGPQTAFLAALHAFKAAGRKPPVNIVLVAEGEEEIGSPNFREIVFKPQVEAALKKCVGIIIPLGTQSPDGSVEINLGAKGIVELELVSTGDKWGRGPKLDVHSSLAAHIDSPVWHLVQALNTLVKADGHTPAVAGFFDKVKPITPEQMKIIDAAIPKRNEAMTKKGLGVQHFIDDEPWRQSLIRLVSQPTINIEGLVAGYTGPGGKTILPHRAVAKIDMRLVPDMTAKDALALLKAHLAKHGFGDIEVNMTGGYDPTETPADAKLVAAMAGAYKKLGTEPTLWPRLAGSWPGVTFTGAPLRLPAGQFGLGHGGGAHAPDEFFLVDSTNPKVAGLDGAVRSYVELFYALASA, from the coding sequence ATGATGCGCGAGTGGATCGCCCTGCCGTCGATTGCCGCCGAGAACCTGAACTATCCGCAGGGCCCCGACTACATGGCCAAGCTGGCGCGCGACGCCGGCTTCCAGCATGTCGAGGTCATCCCGACCGCGGGGAAGTCTGGCGTCTTCGCGACACTCGACGCCGGCGCCCCGACGTCGCTCGCGGTCTACATGATGTACGACGTGAAGCAGTTCGACCCGAAGGAGTGGAGTTCGCCGCCGCTCGAGGGGCGCCTCGTGGACCGTCCGGGGCTCGGCAAGGTGATGATCGGGCGCGGCGCGACCAACACGAAGGGTCCGCAGACCGCCTTTCTCGCGGCGCTGCACGCCTTCAAGGCCGCCGGCCGCAAGCCACCGGTCAACATCGTCCTAGTCGCCGAGGGTGAGGAGGAAATCGGGTCGCCCAACTTCCGCGAGATCGTCTTCAAGCCCCAGGTGGAGGCGGCGCTCAAGAAGTGCGTGGGAATCATCATCCCGTTAGGCACGCAGTCGCCCGACGGCTCGGTGGAGATCAACCTCGGCGCCAAGGGGATCGTCGAACTCGAACTCGTCTCGACCGGGGACAAGTGGGGGCGCGGCCCCAAGCTCGACGTACACTCGAGCCTCGCGGCGCACATCGACTCGCCCGTGTGGCACCTCGTGCAGGCGCTCAACACGCTGGTCAAGGCCGATGGGCACACGCCGGCAGTCGCGGGCTTCTTCGACAAGGTGAAGCCGATCACCCCCGAGCAGATGAAGATCATCGACGCCGCGATCCCCAAGCGCAACGAGGCGATGACGAAGAAGGGGCTCGGCGTGCAGCACTTCATCGACGACGAGCCCTGGCGACAGTCGCTCATCCGCCTGGTCTCGCAGCCCACGATCAACATCGAAGGGCTGGTGGCGGGCTACACCGGGCCCGGCGGCAAGACGATCCTTCCGCACCGTGCGGTCGCCAAGATCGACATGCGCCTCGTCCCCGACATGACGGCGAAGGATGCGCTGGCGCTGCTCAAGGCGCACCTCGCGAAGCATGGCTTTGGCGACATCGAGGTGAACATGACCGGGGGCTACGATCCCACGGAGACCCCCGCCGATGCGAAGCTCGTCGCCGCGATGGCGGGCGCCTACAAGAAGCTGGGGACGGAGCCGACGCTCTGGCCGCGCCTGGCAGGGTCGTGGCCCGGCGTCACGTTCACCGGTGCGCCGTTGCGGCTCCCGGCCGGTCAGTTCGGCCTGGGGCACGGCGGCGGCGCCCATGCGCCTGACGAGTTCTTCCTCGTCGATTCGACCAATCCCAAGGTGGCGGGGCTCGATGGCGCGGTCCGCAGCTACGTCGAGTTGTTCTACGCCTTGGCGTCGGCCTAA
- a CDS encoding GlsB/YeaQ/YmgE family stress response membrane protein, with amino-acid sequence MDLLTWLIVGLVAGLLASAVVGGIGYGLVGDIVVGVVGAVLGGWIFSALSVTVPLGGLPGTILVAFIGAVVLLLLIRMLRPGPGRRSTS; translated from the coding sequence ATGGACCTGCTCACCTGGCTTATCGTTGGACTCGTCGCCGGCCTGCTGGCCAGCGCGGTAGTCGGAGGGATCGGATATGGACTCGTCGGCGACATCGTCGTGGGAGTCGTGGGGGCAGTCCTTGGCGGCTGGATCTTCTCGGCGCTTAGTGTGACCGTGCCGCTCGGCGGGCTGCCGGGGACGATCCTGGTTGCCTTCATCGGCGCGGTCGTGCTGCTGTTGCTCATCCGGATGCTCCGTCCGGGTCCTGGGAGGCGCTCGACGTCGTAA